One Leptolyngbya sp. SIO1E4 genomic window, CAACCGCCTACGGATGCGACCACCTCTCACCTTAAAGAGTTAGACAGCGAAGCTGATTTGGTGCCCTGGCAAGAGTCCGGATTCACATTTACCCGGTCAGCCATTGACAGGGAGAGCACCTGAACCGACAGTGGTGATTGGCGTTACCCTTGGGAACGTAAATTAAGCCTCTAACATCACTGGAACAGCCCATGTTAAGTAGCGTCTGGCAGCAGCTCACCTTAAACCGGTTTGTCTTGCATCAATGGCGTGAGGCGAGCCTGCTTCACCGGTTGTTAGGCTTCGTGCGATCGTGGCGACAAGGCAGTTGGCTTTTGCAATGGGGCGATGGCATTGGCTTAGGTCTCTTAGCGGTTCTTTTTGCCCTCGCCCCTTACGTTTCTACGACGTTAATTGGTGTGTTGCTGCTGGCTTGTGGTGCATTTTGGGTGCTCCTGACCGTTGCAGATGACCCTGGGGAAGGGCTGACGCCAATTCACCTCTTGGTGGCGTTGTATTGGGGCGTCATGGTGCTGGCAACAGTCATGTCTCCAGTCAAGGCAGCAGCAATTTCGGGGCTGATTAAGCTCACGCTGAATATCTTGCTGTTTTTGCTGATGGCACGAGTGCTGCGCCGCCCCCATTTACGCACAGGGCTAGTGACGGTTTATTTGCTGACGTCTCTGGTGGTCTCTGTCTATGGGTTACGGCAGTGGTTCTTTGGAGTAGATGCTCTGGCAACTTGGGTTGACCCCGCCTCTAACTTAGCCGGGACGACGCGGGTCTATAGCTACTTGGGCAACCCCAACCTGTTAGCGGGGTATTTGGTGCCTGCAGTCATGCTGAGTGGCGCAGCTATTTTTGCCTGGCCCAGATGGACACCCAAGCTGTTGGCAGTGGTTGCCCTCCTCGCGAACACGGCTTGCCTGGTTTTAACCTTTAGTCGGGGTGGCTGGTTAGGGTTTGTGGCAGGGGGCTTTGCCTTGCTGGTGCTGTTGGTGCAGTTTTTAAGCATTCGCTTCGATAGCTTTTGGCGACGTTGGGCTTTACCCGTGATGATTGGCGGTGCTGCCACGTTCTTGGTGTTAGCGATAGCAGCACTAGAACCCCTGCGAGATCGCGTCATGAGCATCTTTGCGGTGCGCAGTGACAGCAGCAATAACTTTCGCATCAATGTGTGGATGGCGGTGCTCGATATGATTAAGGCTCATCCCATTCTGGGGATTGGCCCTGGCAACGATGCGTTCAACAAGATTTATCCCATTTATCAACGACCGCGATATACCGCGCTCAGTGCCTATTCCGTAATTCTAGAAATTGCTGTAGAAGCGGGCCTGCTGGGGCTCACTATTTTCCTATGGTTGCTGATGGTCACCTTTGAGCAGGGATGGCGACAGCTACAGCGTTTGAGAGAGTTGCAGTCGATACAGGCTTACTGGTTGATTGCCGCCCTGGCCACGATGGTTGGCATGCTAGTTCATGGGCTGGTGGACACTATCTGGTATCGCCCTCAAGTCAGTACGTTGTGGTGGATGATGCTGGCCTTGGTGGCTAGCTACTACACCCGTAAACCCAAAGCCTTTTCTCCTGAGTCATGACTGCAAATTCCCCGTGCGAGACGTTTCCTGAGTTTTTGCCCAACGCTGTGCAACAGCTTACTGAACACCCCTCAGTTGAGTTAGCCAAACATATTCACCAGGCGTCGATTCAAACAGAACTGAGCGATCGCCCTATTACCACCACCTATGTCCGCCAGGGACAGGGGTCGCCCCCCTTGCTGCTTCTGCATGGGTTTGACAGCTCCGTGCTAGAGTTTCGGCGACTGCTCCCTCATCTGGCGGACTTTCGAGAAACGTGGGCGATTGATTTGCTGGGCTTTGGGTTTACCGACCGCACCCCAACCCAGACCCTCACCCCCCAATGCATTAAGCAACACCTGCACTGCGTTTGGCAGCAGCTGATCGGCCAACCAGTTGTGTTAGTAGGGGCTTCCATGGGAGGGGCAGCCGCCATAGACTTTGCCCTGACGTATCCAGAGGCCGTCAGTCGTCTAGTTTTGTTGGATAGTGCAGGGCTGGCGATCGCCCCCGCCATGGAGAAGTTGATGTTTCCCCCGTTTGATCGCTGGGCGACGGCCTTTCTCAAAAACCCAGGGGTCCGTCGTCGCATTAGTCGTCAAGCCTACTATGACAAAGCCTTTGTGACGCCAGATGCAGAGGTGTGTGCCGCTTTGCACCTGGAGTGCCCCAACTGGTCAGAAGCCCTGATTGCCTTCACCAAAAGCGGTGGCTACAACTTCCTCAGCCAGCAGATTGCCAAGATTGCCGTCCCAACGCTTGTGGTTTGGGGGCGCCAAGACAAAATTTTGGGCACCCAAGATGCTGCCCGTTTTGTCGCCCAAATCCAGCAATCTCACCTCGTTTGGATTGACCAGTGTGGCCATGTGCCCCACCTTGAAAAAGCCAAGGAGACGGCTGAGGCGATTCGGCATTGGCTCTAAGCGTGCTCCAAACAATCACGTGCCCAAGGCCCGGTTTTTACAAAGCCGATTGATTAGAGAACATCTCGTTTGCCTGAGGGGATAGGAAACACGGGTATATAGCGGTATGCAGGCTAATCAAGCACACCCTAAACCCCAAACCCTAGCCCCTGCCTTGACCCAGATGTACTGGACTCACCTGAACAAGGCTATAGAGCGCAGGGGGTGCTTGGTTCGACGACAGGTCGCGATATCGAGCCCCATCTCTCACTCACAGAGAACGCATCGCTAGCATTTTTGTGCGGTGAATATACCTGCGTTCCATTCTCTTTTCAACCCTTAGGATTGAGCATTTCAATGCTTGATTACTCAATCCGCCAAGCCTGATTTTGAGATGTATTAAAAAGTGCAAGGTCGCAACAGCTCACGCTTTCCACCTTTCTTCTAGTCAAAATGCTGCCCGGTTATGGTGGCCTGTCGTTGTTTGTCCAAGCGTTACTTTTCAACAATCCCCGAGGTGACCTGAGCTAAACTAAAGCTAAACAAAGAATCAGGAAATTAAAGCCTGTTCTTAAGTTCAAAATTTGATGCACTAGAACCCTCGAGATAACGATGACACAAACGGCTCAACAAGAGAAGGGCATTCTAATGAGCGAAGGCGCTCTACAGCATGTGCGGATGCTGAAGGAGCAGCAAGGTGGCAAAGACCTTTGTCTGCGAGTAGGGGTCCGTCAGGGTGGATGCTCTGGCATGTCTTACATGATGGATTTTGAAGACCCTAGCAATATTGGTGAGCACGACGAGGTTTACGATTACGACGGGTTTAAAGTTGTGTGCGATCGCAAGAGCCTGTTGTATCTCTACGGCATGATGCTGGACTACAGCAACGCTTTGATCGGCGGTGGTTTTCAGTTTACGAACCCCAACGCCTCTCAGACATGCGGCTGCGGGAAGTCTTTTGGCACTTAGTCAGAGATATTGACAATCGGAAGCAGTGGGTTGTTCGTTGCCTGTTGAGAGCAAAGGGAGCCGGAGGCATTACCCGCCACCAACCTTCGCTGGCAATCATTACCCCTTATCCATCACCTTCTATAATCCTTTAGCAGCAGGTTTGGGCCTTTTTCGGGGGCCTGAACCTGCTGTACGCTTTATCACTGGATATTTAAGGACATAAATCGATGACTCAGAGCACTGAATCACTCTTTGAACAGGGGATTGAGCGATACAAATCCGGGGAATCTGCGAGTGAACTGATTCCATTCTTCAAAGAGATTTGCGATCTCGCCCCTAAAAGCAGCGCCGCCTTAACGTGTTTAGCCTGGCTTTACCTGTTGGAAGAGAAACCCAACTCGGCTTACAAAACAGCTCAAAGGGCCGTCAAGCTCAGCCCACAAGATCCGCAAGCCCAAATCAACCTTGCCATGGCCCTCCTGGAAACAGGCAAGAAAGGAGTGCGCGATCACATTGATGCAGCTGCAGACGTCATGGCCGTCTCGGCTGAAATACGTGAAGAAGTCCAGAAAAGTCTTGAAGAAGGGTTAAGCCGCAAGCCAGGTTGGAAGAGCCTGCAAAGAGTCCATAAGTGGCTGTTCGAAAGCTAGAGATAGACAGGCCGTTGGACGATTACCAGAAACCTTCTCTCATGGCAATAAAATTAGGCTCTGTAAACCGAGCTTCATAAATTTTCGTGAGGGATATTATGTTTCTTGGGAAGAAAAATTCCTTTGGATAAGGGCTTCTTCCCTCTGATGTTGGGCTTTTTCAGGCTTTACAAGCCCGCCTCCTTTGACTCATCAGGAAGCGCAAAGGTTGGATAAATAACTTAACCGCGTTCACAGAATCTAAATGATAAGCTTTCCTCAATGAACCGATAAGGTTTACTTGAGTTTTTATTCAGCCAATCTAAATTACGGAGCAGGATCCATGGTTGCACGCACTGTGAAAATCAAGCCGGAAACTCGTAATCACAAAGGTTTCTTTATCCAAGAAGCAGATTATGAATTGGTAGGGATTGAGCAATCTGGTTGGGCTCTGATCTGTGTTGATGAAGCAACTTGCCACTATGTTGACCCTGATAATCTGAAGGGCTCAATCGAAGCTGACTTAATTGACGCTGATTAGATTTCTCGACCGAACCTAATGGTTTTAACCTGAAATATCCAAAGTCAGCGGTTGCTTGTGAAGTCGCAGAAACAGATTTTTCTACTCTCCTTAAGTTGCAATCAAGATTGTATGTAGAGAGTCTGTGAGAAGCCCGGCAACCGCTTTTGCCTGAGAGAAAATGTGAACTTATATTGCCAGAGTAACGGGCAGGGTGGGCAGCGCCCACCGCTAAAGCAACGCCATTAAGCCTAGGGGCTTCAAACTCAGTTTTCATATCAAGTCCTGGATGTAGCAGTTTGCGTTCGGATCAAGCAAACCCTAGACCCCAAACCCTACACCCTGTCTTGGTCAAGGGATATCGAACTCAACTAAACAAGGCTATAAAGCTAGTCTTCAGGCTGCTCAAGCGCTTGAGCGGGTGACAGCATAATCAGGCCATCCATCTGTAGATAGTCTTCTGTAAATGACAGCGTGCCGCTGAGGGTCTGAACAGTGCCTAACACTTTTCGGAATTCGGCAAATTCAGTTTCAGCGGGTGTTGGGGGTGCAACGTTGAAAAGCAGCGACAGCACAGCACTGACATTGGAATACAGGTATCCCTGATTAGCCTCAGGAAAGCCTTGGGTGGCCCGGCGGAAGATCGGAGACCCCGTAAGCTTCTGACGGGTCGATAGATTCAAAATCTCTGAAAGAGAACCGATACTGGTGGTGACAACAAAGGTATCTTCGCTAGACCAACCATGGCCTAAAAAGCTATCGGGTTGTCCGTCAACATCAAAATCGATCGCCCAACTAGAGGCGGTTTGGTCGTTCAAAAGCTGCGTTTCAACCGTGATAAAGCCTGCCCCCAAGCGCTCGTCGAGCTGAGAGAAGGTATATTCAGCCGTTTCGCGATCGCTGGTTTGCAACGCCACGCCTAACCCAATTTGTAAATCCGGAGAAAAGACCCCTAACGGCGTTTGTCGGGTTGGGAAAAGGAAGACGGCAAAGCCTCGATCCATCCAACCAAAGAGGTCTTGATCCAGATCTAAACCAGTGGCTATTTGAAAAAACGCTCGGGCCTGATCTAGCGCCGTGGCAGTTTCTTCTTGGGTTTCTAGCGCCGTCGTTATCTGTTGCCAAACTGCGGCTAAATTTTGACCACTCAGCATCAAATAGCTCGCATCGGGCACCGCCTCTAAAACTTGAGTCGGGGCGGGCTCAATTAAGGGGGTGATCATTTGCAGCAGGGTATCGTCGTAATAGCCTCGGCCCTGAATACGAATGCCTTCAGGTTGGGGGTAAATCAGTCCCTCAATGGTGCTGTCTAGCTGGAAAGATGCCAACTCTGCGATTTCTGGAGGAGAAATGTTCTCCGGCAGAGGCACATCAATGGGCAGATCTGGAAGCGAAAAATCCGCCAGCGCATATTTCAACATTTCTGACACGCTGCCGTAGAAGATGCCAATGGCAGCATCGTATTCAGTCCGCGCTAGGGTGCGTTGAAACCGGTCCTGAGCCGCAAGCGAATCGGCCTCATTGTTGGGGCGTAGGTCTATCCAAGAGCGGATTGCGGCAGGATGTTCAGCTGCAATCAGAACGTCGGGCAAGACCGCGATCGCTAGCCCCGGCACATCCGGTTCTGGTTCTTCAGGAATGGTGACTTCAGGCGTATCCTCGGGCAGTGCTTTCTTGGGATCGGTCTGGGTGGGCGGCCATAGGCCATCCTCTTCAATGGGGCCATCCTCAAACAGAGGTTCACCCTCGGTAGGCTCCTCCAAAAATTGAGGCTCCCAATGAAGGATGGAAACGTCTTGGTATCGTTGCGTTTCAGGCTCAGTACCGCGCAGTTCTGTTACGGTCTCAAGAAAACCGTCAAACTCATCTGGTTGAGCAATGGGCGCAATCAATACCTCATGTTCTGCCAGCACAGTCACACGGGGAGTATCCAACGGGAGCAGGGCTAAAGCGGAGGTGTCTCCGACCCAAGGGGCGATGTCCGCTGAATACTCTAAGTCAATGGGGAAAAAGGGTAACCCCCCCGGGTTAGGCGGATCTGCGCCTTGCGCTTCCAGGAGTTGAAAGAAAGCATATTGCTCTAGCTGCTGCCAGGTCTCATCCCGCATATCCAGCAGCATGATATAGGCCGTGTTGTTGGGTAAGACTGTAGCCGCATCAGGCATGGGAGGCGTTTCAATCTCAGCCACTGCAGGCAACGCCAAGGTTAGGGCTGGGGCGATCGCCGCCAGGGTGATTAGTCGAGAGGCTTGCAGCACGATATTCTCCTCGTTCTCCTCACGTTGAACCATCAAGGGCAATTTTGCGCCATGATACCGAGTCACCCTGAACACAGTACGGATACAGGGAATCCGGCTTCAATTTTGCAAAAAGGGGGCAGACCCGTACCAAATCTGTCGCGGTTTTGCCCTGAGCACAGACTGCCCTGCTTTCTACCATGGACACTATCAGGGTTTGTCCCCTGTGTGTTGCTAAACCATAAACGGTTGGAGATGCCCTTATGAATCAAGTCAAGACAGTGGCTCTATTAGGTGCACTTAGTGGCTTGCTGATTACCATCAGCTACAGTGTGCTAGGGGGCACCTTCGGCGTCATCGCAGGCATTGGCCTGGCAGCCATGACTAACCTAGGCGCCTGGTACTATTCAGACCGCATTGCCCTGGCGGCTTACCAAGCTCAGCCTGTTTCAGGCCACCAGGCACCGGGTCTGCACCGCATTGTTGAGCGGTTGGCCCATCGCGCTGAAATTCCCAAACCTGCTGTGTATGTCATTCCGGGTGCAGCGGCGAATGCATTTGCCACCGGTCGTGATCCAAACCATGCTGCGATCGCCGTCACAGAAGGGATTGTGAACCTGCTGCCAGCGGATGAGCTTGAAGGGGTGATTGCCCATGAGCTTAACCACATCATGAATCGTGACACGCTCACCCAAGCAGTTGCCGCCACCATCGCCGGAGCCATTTCCTTCCTAGCGCAGCTGCTCAGCTACGCCCTTTGGTTTGGTGGGGTTTCTCGCGATGATAATGGCCCCAATCCCTTGGCCTTGTTGGGAACTGTCATCCTCGCGCCAATTGCAGCCACGGTTCTGCAGTTAGGGATTTCACGAACCCGTGAGTTTGCCGCCGACGCGGGAGCTGCCCGCCTAACCGGCAACCCTCAAGCCTTGGCGCGGGCTCTGAAGCGCCTTGAAGCCAATGCCCGTCGAGTCCCCATGGCGGGAAATCCGGCCTTCGAACCGCTGATGATTGTGAATGCAGTGCCCAAACAGTTTTTGGCAGGCTTGTTTTCTACCCATCCCTCCACAGAGCAACGAGTGCAGCGGCTCCTGGGAATGGAGGTTGCCACGAACCAAGCTTACGGTCTATAGCCACGGTCTGTAGAAATAAGACAATAGCGGGGGTACGGACACCGTACCCCTTATTTTTATGGCAAAAAAGAACTCGTTTGGAGGTGCAACCATGGCAAGGCAGCGCGTTGGGGTGATTGGAGGCGGGCAGCTCGCCTGGATGATGGCTTTAGAAGCCAAACCCCTCGGGCTAGATGTGGTAGTGCAGACGCCTAAAGCAACCGACCCAGCCGTTTCGGCAGCAGCAGCAAGCGTCCTTGCACCCATTGCCGATGCCGCCGGCACCCAATCTCTGGCAGCGAGCTGCCAGGTAGTCACCTTTGAAAATGAGTTTGTTGACCTGGCTGCTTTAGGCGCTTTAGAGAAAAAGGGCGTGCTTTTTCGACCACACCTCCAGGCACTGGCTCCGTTGTTGGACAAATATTCCCAGCGCCAGTTTTTCGAAACTCACGCGCTGCCCAATCCCCCCTATGTCACGCTGGACGAGACGATTCAGGATGACCAGATCGAGGCGATCGCAGCCCCCATTGGGTTCCCCTTGGTGATGAAAACCCGCCGCCTGGGCTACGACGGCCAGGGAACCTTCATCATCCGGTCTGCTGAAGTGCTACGAGAGACCTGGATTCGCATTAACCGTCAGCCCGTGCTGCTAGAGGCGTTCATTCCCTTCGAGAAAGAGCTGGCAGTGATGGTCGCACGATCTACCAGCGGGGAAATTGCCATTTATCCGGTGGCCGAAACGCAGCAGGTGGATCAGGTCTGCCGTCGGGTGATTGCACCGGCAGACGTGTCAGAAACCGTACAGATCACCATCAATACCCTCGCCAAGACCCTGATTGAACGCCTGGATTTTGTCGGTGTGTTAGGCATTGAGCTATTTCTGGCCCCTGAGGAGACGGTGTTGGTCAATGAAGTGGCACCGCGCACCCACAACTCGGGGCACTACACCCTGGATACCTGTGTTACGTCCCAATTTGCCCAGCAGTTGCGGGCGGTTACAGGACAACCCCTAGGCAGCACAGAGATGACCTGCGATCGCGCCTTAATGGTGAACTTATTAGGCTTTGAACATGCCCAGCAAGATTACGCTGACAAACGGCATCAATTAGCTCAGATTCCTCATGCCCATGTGCATTGGTACGGCAAGCAAGAATCGCGACCCGGCCGTAAGTTAGGCCACGTCACCGTGTGCCTGGAACGGGGACAGCCAGAGGCAGCGATCGCCCATGAAATCGAGGCGATATGGAACACCCCTGGGAATTCGCAATGACCGTCAAAATAATCTGACAAATACCCTTGCGTTTTGGGGGGAGGGGTTGGCTATGATGTCTGAAGATTCACTGCGGCGTTGGTGACTGCCAATACTGTTTTGCGATCTATGCCTTGTTTACGAGGGAATCGAGTAGTGCCGATGGCAGTATACCGGGCTTGTACTCGGAAACTTAAAATCGGTGCCGGAATTCCCACCTGGATCTTCCAGGTCGGAAGCTGAGGTAAGACGGCGTTGCGGTGAACTCCTCTTTTTTAATGTCTCCTGGCAGAGTGTCTCCTGTGTGAGCAGGCACCGAGGAGCATCGTTATTACCGAGAACGCAGGTTCAAATCCTTGGGTTCTGCGGGGAAAGTTCGAAGCATCAGGGTCTTTCACCCAGACATCAGGGATCTAGCCACCCTTTCGTTCTTAAGCGTGTTGATGAGACAAGGCGGGCGATCGCCTTGAAATCAGCAGGCAAGTCCCCAGTTTCTATCCAGGCAAGCTCGAAAGATCCGACTTTCATTCAGACACAGGGAAGCTGGCCGCATCTTTACCTCTTAGGAGCATGGGGACAGCTCATGCCTGCCTGTGAAGCTAATGAGGTTCACAAACATCATCCTCATTCTCCGGTTCTCTGGCTCTACGGTTAACGTCACTCAGACGAAACTTTTTTGTTGAATAAGCTTAATCTTTCAGCTGAGTTTCTAGTGTGGTAGCGGGGCTAAAGTTCGCTACGCTTAGAATTAGTAGATTATTAAGAACTGCTCAAAGCACTTTTAAACAAAGCATCTTTAAACAGAATCCTTACTGCAATTGCATAGAGAGACCCCTTGACCTCTGCAACGCTTGCCTTTCCCGCTACCGTAAACCGCCTAGAAAATGGCCTGACTGTGATTCATCAGCAGATGTCTGCGACCCCTGTCGTGGTTGCAGATGTCTGGGTAAATGCGGGGGCAGCCCTTGAGCCCCCAGAGTGGGCGGGCATGGCTCACTTCTTGGAACATATGGTTTTCAAGGGAACAGAGCATTTGCTGCCAGGCATGTTTGACTATGCCATAGAAACTCGAGGGGGGCTCAGTAATGCCGCGACCAGCCACGATTACGCCCACTTTTACATGACCTTATCGGCAGCAGCACTGCCCGAGGCGCTACCCTACCTGGCAGAATTGGTATTACATGCAGCGATTCCGGCAGATGAGTTCGTGCGTGAACGCCAGGTCGTGTTGGAGGAAATTCGCCAGGCCCAAGATGATCCAGACTGGATGGGGTTTCAGGCGTTATCGGAACAGGTGTTTCCCGGTCATGCCTATGGTCGCCCAGTGCTGGGAACGGAGAGGCTGTTGAGCCAGCGATCGCCAGAAGAGATGCGCTGCTTCCATCAGGCTCACTACCAACCCAACAATATGACCGTGGTCATCACTGGGGGCATTCCCTTAGAGCCAACCCTCGAAATGGTGCGCCACGCTTTCCGTGCCTTTGCCTCGCCCGCGCCGTGCCCGAAGCATGATTTAGGGCAAATTCGGCCTTGGTGGGGGGTACGTCGCCAAGTGCTTCAGGTGCCTCGGCTGGAGCACGCTCGGCTGATGATGGCCTGGATAGGGCCTGGGGTCGAGGCGCTCGATGATGCCTGCGGCATGGATTTGTTGGCAGCACTCTTGGCGGAAGGGCGCAGCGCTCGCTTAGTCAGGGAACTGCGAGAAGAACGCCAGTGGGTACTGGATATTGCCAGCGGCTTTTCCCTACAGCGGGACTGTAGCCTCTTCACCATTCAGGCTTGGCTTGAGCCGCATCGGGTCGATGCGGTCGAAGCGCTCATTTGCGATCGCCTCACGGCCTTAGCGGCTCAGCCCATTGCCCCTGGAGAACTGCTCAGAGCTAAACGCCTGTTGATTAATGACTTTGCCTTTTCCACCGAA contains:
- a CDS encoding insulinase family protein, encoding MSATPVVVADVWVNAGAALEPPEWAGMAHFLEHMVFKGTEHLLPGMFDYAIETRGGLSNAATSHDYAHFYMTLSAAALPEALPYLAELVLHAAIPADEFVRERQVVLEEIRQAQDDPDWMGFQALSEQVFPGHAYGRPVLGTERLLSQRSPEEMRCFHQAHYQPNNMTVVITGGIPLEPTLEMVRHAFRAFASPAPCPKHDLGQIRPWWGVRRQVLQVPRLEHARLMMAWIGPGVEALDDACGMDLLAALLAEGRSARLVRELREERQWVLDIASGFSLQRDCSLFTIQAWLEPHRVDAVEALICDRLTALAAQPIAPGELLRAKRLLINDFAFSTETPGQLAGLYGYYSVVSSPEASYTYPSRIQAHTPASLAALAKQFLSANNYASTILLPAS
- the ictB gene encoding putative bicarbonate transporter, IctB family; its protein translation is MLSSVWQQLTLNRFVLHQWREASLLHRLLGFVRSWRQGSWLLQWGDGIGLGLLAVLFALAPYVSTTLIGVLLLACGAFWVLLTVADDPGEGLTPIHLLVALYWGVMVLATVMSPVKAAAISGLIKLTLNILLFLLMARVLRRPHLRTGLVTVYLLTSLVVSVYGLRQWFFGVDALATWVDPASNLAGTTRVYSYLGNPNLLAGYLVPAVMLSGAAIFAWPRWTPKLLAVVALLANTACLVLTFSRGGWLGFVAGGFALLVLLVQFLSIRFDSFWRRWALPVMIGGAATFLVLAIAALEPLRDRVMSIFAVRSDSSNNFRINVWMAVLDMIKAHPILGIGPGNDAFNKIYPIYQRPRYTALSAYSVILEIAVEAGLLGLTIFLWLLMVTFEQGWRQLQRLRELQSIQAYWLIAALATMVGMLVHGLVDTIWYRPQVSTLWWMMLALVASYYTRKPKAFSPES
- a CDS encoding iron-sulfur cluster assembly accessory protein, whose protein sequence is MTQTAQQEKGILMSEGALQHVRMLKEQQGGKDLCLRVGVRQGGCSGMSYMMDFEDPSNIGEHDEVYDYDGFKVVCDRKSLLYLYGMMLDYSNALIGGGFQFTNPNASQTCGCGKSFGT
- a CDS encoding alpha/beta hydrolase, producing MTANSPCETFPEFLPNAVQQLTEHPSVELAKHIHQASIQTELSDRPITTTYVRQGQGSPPLLLLHGFDSSVLEFRRLLPHLADFRETWAIDLLGFGFTDRTPTQTLTPQCIKQHLHCVWQQLIGQPVVLVGASMGGAAAIDFALTYPEAVSRLVLLDSAGLAIAPAMEKLMFPPFDRWATAFLKNPGVRRRISRQAYYDKAFVTPDAEVCAALHLECPNWSEALIAFTKSGGYNFLSQQIAKIAVPTLVVWGRQDKILGTQDAARFVAQIQQSHLVWIDQCGHVPHLEKAKETAEAIRHWL
- a CDS encoding DUF3352 domain-containing protein translates to MVQREENEENIVLQASRLITLAAIAPALTLALPAVAEIETPPMPDAATVLPNNTAYIMLLDMRDETWQQLEQYAFFQLLEAQGADPPNPGGLPFFPIDLEYSADIAPWVGDTSALALLPLDTPRVTVLAEHEVLIAPIAQPDEFDGFLETVTELRGTEPETQRYQDVSILHWEPQFLEEPTEGEPLFEDGPIEEDGLWPPTQTDPKKALPEDTPEVTIPEEPEPDVPGLAIAVLPDVLIAAEHPAAIRSWIDLRPNNEADSLAAQDRFQRTLARTEYDAAIGIFYGSVSEMLKYALADFSLPDLPIDVPLPENISPPEIAELASFQLDSTIEGLIYPQPEGIRIQGRGYYDDTLLQMITPLIEPAPTQVLEAVPDASYLMLSGQNLAAVWQQITTALETQEETATALDQARAFFQIATGLDLDQDLFGWMDRGFAVFLFPTRQTPLGVFSPDLQIGLGVALQTSDRETAEYTFSQLDERLGAGFITVETQLLNDQTASSWAIDFDVDGQPDSFLGHGWSSEDTFVVTTSIGSLSEILNLSTRQKLTGSPIFRRATQGFPEANQGYLYSNVSAVLSLLFNVAPPTPAETEFAEFRKVLGTVQTLSGTLSFTEDYLQMDGLIMLSPAQALEQPED
- a CDS encoding M48 family metalloprotease, with translation MNQVKTVALLGALSGLLITISYSVLGGTFGVIAGIGLAAMTNLGAWYYSDRIALAAYQAQPVSGHQAPGLHRIVERLAHRAEIPKPAVYVIPGAAANAFATGRDPNHAAIAVTEGIVNLLPADELEGVIAHELNHIMNRDTLTQAVAATIAGAISFLAQLLSYALWFGGVSRDDNGPNPLALLGTVILAPIAATVLQLGISRTREFAADAGAARLTGNPQALARALKRLEANARRVPMAGNPAFEPLMIVNAVPKQFLAGLFSTHPSTEQRVQRLLGMEVATNQAYGL
- a CDS encoding 5-(carboxyamino)imidazole ribonucleotide synthase encodes the protein MARQRVGVIGGGQLAWMMALEAKPLGLDVVVQTPKATDPAVSAAAASVLAPIADAAGTQSLAASCQVVTFENEFVDLAALGALEKKGVLFRPHLQALAPLLDKYSQRQFFETHALPNPPYVTLDETIQDDQIEAIAAPIGFPLVMKTRRLGYDGQGTFIIRSAEVLRETWIRINRQPVLLEAFIPFEKELAVMVARSTSGEIAIYPVAETQQVDQVCRRVIAPADVSETVQITINTLAKTLIERLDFVGVLGIELFLAPEETVLVNEVAPRTHNSGHYTLDTCVTSQFAQQLRAVTGQPLGSTEMTCDRALMVNLLGFEHAQQDYADKRHQLAQIPHAHVHWYGKQESRPGRKLGHVTVCLERGQPEAAIAHEIEAIWNTPGNSQ